In the genome of Taurinivorans muris, one region contains:
- a CDS encoding AraC family transcriptional regulator has translation MEVQNKIGIYNQKLKQIVERNTPGDGIFQTAVPSLFFVRKKQINQTDKCFVKPHVSVVLQGHKISILGNQEYHLEKNKCIVSGVDAKSSSNFLVKEPYEEFLSLFFYLDRKMLSELILEMEKHNIPYAPSKFGFSVGDVDVEILECLYRLAELVDKPDQISLRAPMILRELHYLVLIGKQGGVLYGLYAQGSDKNNVIQAISFLKENVAEPLIVEDLAKKVHMSVSSLYRHFKDVTGSSPLQYQKQLRLYEAQRLMFMENEKASVAALRVGYESVTQFNREYKRMFGEPPHRDMTKRKNSFWG, from the coding sequence CGGGGGACGGTATTTTTCAAACTGCTGTCCCAAGTTTATTTTTTGTGCGGAAAAAACAAATAAACCAAACAGATAAATGTTTCGTAAAACCTCATGTTTCCGTTGTGTTGCAAGGACATAAAATTTCCATACTCGGTAATCAGGAATATCATTTGGAAAAAAATAAATGCATTGTTTCCGGTGTTGACGCAAAAAGTTCTTCAAATTTTCTTGTCAAAGAACCTTATGAGGAATTTCTTTCGCTTTTTTTCTATCTTGACAGGAAAATGCTGTCGGAACTCATTCTTGAAATGGAAAAGCACAATATTCCTTATGCGCCTTCAAAATTCGGTTTTTCTGTCGGTGATGTCGATGTTGAAATTTTGGAATGTCTGTACCGCTTGGCTGAACTTGTGGATAAACCCGATCAAATCAGTCTGCGGGCGCCGATGATTTTGCGAGAATTGCATTATTTGGTGCTTATCGGAAAACAGGGCGGGGTGTTATATGGTTTATACGCCCAAGGCTCTGATAAGAACAATGTCATACAGGCGATTTCCTTTTTAAAAGAAAATGTGGCAGAACCTTTGATTGTTGAAGACCTTGCTAAAAAAGTGCATATGTCCGTTTCGAGCCTGTACCGTCACTTTAAGGATGTCACAGGTTCAAGTCCCCTGCAGTATCAAAAGCAGCTTCGGTTATACGAAGCGCAGCGCCTTATGTTTATGGAAAATGAAAAAGCTTCGGTGGCGGCGCTGCGTGTCGGATATGAAAGTGTAACGCAGTTCAATAGGGAATATAAGCGGATGTTCGGCGAACCGCCCCACAGGGATATGACAAAACGGAAAAATTCTTTTTGGGGATAA
- a CDS encoding flavodoxin: MSTKTFASANTTPKSLIVYFSHSGNTKKIAQFIQETLNCDSFEVKPAKPYPTDYDTLVNLAREEKNNHFRPELAGTIPNTGNYQTIFVGYPSWWGTMPMPLFTFFEQINCSGKTIVPFTTHEGSRFGQSLRDLQTLCPDAVLLDGFETRGSRSANAKQDVQTWLKTINIAQ; encoded by the coding sequence ATGTCCACAAAAACATTCGCTTCGGCAAATACAACCCCGAAATCCCTGATTGTGTATTTTTCCCATTCAGGAAACACAAAAAAAATTGCACAATTCATTCAGGAAACATTAAACTGCGACAGTTTCGAAGTTAAACCTGCAAAGCCTTACCCAACAGATTATGATACACTTGTCAACCTCGCAAGAGAAGAAAAAAATAATCATTTCCGTCCGGAACTCGCAGGAACAATTCCAAATACCGGTAACTATCAAACTATTTTTGTCGGTTATCCAAGCTGGTGGGGAACAATGCCCATGCCTCTGTTCACATTTTTCGAACAGATAAATTGCAGCGGAAAAACCATTGTTCCATTCACAACCCATGAGGGCAGCCGTTTTGGACAAAGCCTGCGCGACTTGCAAACCCTTTGCCCCGATGCAGTCCTTCTTGACGGTTTTGAAACCCGCGGCTCAAGAAGCGCAAATGCAAAACAAGACGTTCAAACATGGCTTAAAACAATTAATATCGCGCAATGA